CCATACCAATACAGAAAATATGATTGACTGGTATCTCTCAGAGCTTTCTCAGGGTGATGCTTCTGCACAAGCCCAAGAAGACGGACAAGTTTCACTGGCACAAACAATCAATTATAACTTCTTCGATCAAAACAGTTACAGCCAAAATCTCTATATTCAACAAATTGACCTTAGTAAACTTCGCAGTGACACGCTTGACCTAAAACTATCCCGTTACATCAGAGATCCTCTTGTACAACATTACTTTACTGCTAAAAACAGCTCTTATATAGGGGATGATTGGTATGTTTTAAGTGGCTTTGGTTATTATCAAAACCGTTCATCCGACAGTAATGTTTTAGTAAATGTACCTAAAAATACATACGATATCTCACTTGGTGTAAAAAAATTAACTGAACGTGCATCTATTGAACTTGGTCTGCTTTATAACCACGATATGAAAAATTATTTCTCATTTTTCATGGATACCAGCTATCAGTTCTCAACCGATTTTAGAGCTGGTTTGGAGATTGGTAAAAATGTAGAAGCGGATGAGAGTACACAGTTGTATCTTGGTGGGAAAAAAGATCACGTAACTCCTAAACTGATCTACAATATTCTAAATTCAACTTCAATTGAAGCAAAATATGAATTCAGCCGTTTTTACTCTCAGGACAATGTAGACCTCGGTAAAGGGAAATATTTCAACATTAGTGTGAACAGACAACTTCGTAATGGATATCCGGATATGCGAATCGGTGTATTTTACGATAGAGGAATTTATAATGAAACATCAGCTACCCACGGTATTATTGACACATTACAGATTGAACCGTATCAAGTACTTCCAAATAACTTTTACAATATAGGAATGAACTTTTCTTATGGAGAGATGAATAGAAACCTCTACACTAGAGTATGGCACCCTTATTTTGAAATTTATCCTTATTATAACTCCGATATCAACGATTTTACTTTTGGTCTCAATGCCGGTATCGGTGGAAAAGCATTTCATCAAGATCATATGAATATAGGTGTTTCTTACAGCGATTCAGTTAATGGTATCGGAGGTAAAATTCTTGAATTTTATATCAACTATCAATTTATGTATACTCTAAGTAAGGAAATTTAGTTTGAAAAAAGTTATATTTCTTTTAATATTTTTTATTACCTCTTTATCAGCATCTTTAGAAGATAAAAGTGCCATTGTTTATTATGGGGAAGATCTTTCTTATCCTCTAGTCGGTATTCATGACTATATTATTGTACAACCTGAGCACATAAATACCTATACTCATGGCTTTTCACTTTACAAAAAAAATATCTATGCATACATAAGTATTGGAGAGGTTGATCGTAACACTACAACTGCAAAAGCTATAAATACTTCATGGATCGTTGCAGAAAACAGTGCTTGGAAAAGTGATGTTCTTGATATTAGAAACCAAAAATATCAGGAATTCATCTTTGCAAAACAGATTGAACCATTGCTAAAACGAGGATTTAAAAACTTCTTTTTTGACACTCTGGACTCTTACCATCTCTATGCCAAAACTATGCAAGAGAAAAAACAATGTGAACAATCGTTAATTTCTTTTATCCGTGAATTTCATACACGCTATCCAGATGCAAAACTGGTCGTAAACCGTGGATTTGAGATTATAGATGATATTCATGATTCAATAAATGCTGTTTTATTTGAATCTTATTACAAAGGGCTTCAAGGGGAAAAACTGGAGTATACGGATGTCAATGACAGTTCGAGGGAGTGGCTTGACACGTATTTAAATAAAATCAAATCATATAACCTCGACATCATTGCCGTTGATTATCTTCCTACACTAGATGGTGCTGATGCACTTGTTGCAAAACTAAAGGACAAAAGGTTTATCCCGTATGTTTCCAATAAAGCACTCGACACCTACGGAAAAAGTTCTAAAAATGCTATACAAAGAGAAATTTTAACGCTTGTTGATGAGAGCAAACTAGACAAATCGCTACAGAGTGCCCATAGAAATGGAGCTACTGTTTTTGAATACCTTGGCTATATACAAAAGTTCTCCGACATTAATAAAAACTTACCCGATCCCTCTTCTCTACACAGATACTCAGGTGTAGTCATTTGGACCGAGAACTATGTAAAAGATCCGGAAAAATTTTTAAAATGGCTCCTTGAATTGAAAAAACAACATATCAAATTTGTTTTTGTCGGTAACTTTGGTTTTGAACTCCAAGGCAATGAACTTGATCTACTAGGTATTAATGTTGAAAAGAATAATACACAAAAAAGTTCTATTATCAAAAAAGACACAATGTTCGATTTTGAGATAGACCCCCCTATGTCTTTTAATTCCGTACTTATTCATGTAAAAGATGCACGAAAGCTTTTAACTTACCAATATCAAAATGATAAAATTTCAACACCAGCAGCGATAACATCATGGGGTGGATATATTGTTGATGAAGCATATTTAACTGATTTCGATCAAGAAGAAATTTGGACAATAAACCCGTTTCAATTTTTTGAACAATCACTCAAATTAAAAAAACTGCCTGTTGCCGATCCTACTACTGAGAATGGGAAACGTTTACTTTTTACACACATTGATGGTGATGGGATTATGAATAGAGTCGAAGGTGATTTTGGTGAGTTTTCAGGGGATGTAATTTTAAATCAAATTCTCAAAAAATATCAAATCCCCCACTCTGTTTCTATCATCGGTGCCGAAGTCGATCCAAACGGCTTATTTCCAGAGCTCTCTCCACAGCTTCTCAAGATTACAAAAAAAATCTTTGCACTTAAAAATGTAGAACCTGCATCTCATACATTTACACACCCATTTTTTTGGGGGAAAATAGTTGATGACAATTTAGCACCTGAATATAGGCTCAAAGTTCCAAACTATCAATTTTCTCTCAATAGAGAACTCAAAGTTACGCTTGATAATATCAATGAAAAATATCTGCCGAAAAACAAACTGCCAAAAGCAAATACTATTTTTTGGAGTGGGGATTGTGCTCCGAGAGAGAATGCTTTAGAGTTTATCTATAAACACCATATTTTAGCAATTAATGGAGGAGATACAACTATCTCAAAAATACACCCTTGGATGAGCCGTATTGCCCCTTATGGTATTAAACGTGGCGATTATTATCAAGTTTATACAGGAGCACAAAACGAAAATGTGTTTACAAATGACTGGCTTGGCCCATTTTGGGGCTTTAAACGTGTAACACAAACGTTTGAACTAACAAACTCGCCAAGACGTTTTAAACCAATAGATATCTATTACCATCTTTACTCAGGTTCAAAGCGTGCATCATTAGAAGCTTTAAAGTATGTCTTTAACTGGGCACTGAAACAAGATGTGATGCCTATCTATACTTCAGAGTATATTCCTAAAGTTATGGATATGTATGAAGTTTCTATGGCAAATGAAGGGAATAACTGGCTTATTAACGGTATGAAGGATCTTAAAACCATCCGTTTTGAAGACTTTACTCAGGCCATAGATATGAAAAATTCGCAAGGTACTATAGGAATAACTCAGTTTGAGAATCACACCTATGTCAGTTTGGATCAAACACAAAAACATCTGCTTAGACTCACATCGAAAGATACAAATAAAATCTATATGGTTTCAAGTAACGGTAAACTTCTAAACTACAAAGAAACAAATACGACAAAAAGCTATCAGCTTCGTTCTTATGTTGATTTAGATCTCACTATGCACGTCGATAAAGAATGTCGCATAAAATCGTCTCCAAAAGCAATGAAGCTTTTACAAGACGGCAATACTATAACTCTTCAATATAAACATGTGAAAGAGGCGACTATTACACTAGAGTGCAAGTAACTCTAGTCATTTTTATATCCGTTTGGATTGTTGACCTGCCATCTCCAACTATCTTCACACATCTCATTCACATCTCTTGTCGCTTCCCAGTTTAAAACCGCTTTGGCATAACTCGGATCGGCAAAACATTTTGCTATATCACCGCTGCGTCTTGGAGTAATTTTATACGGTATCTCTTTACCTGATGCTTTTTCAAATGCTTGCACCATATCTAAAACAGAATACCCTTTACCTGTTCCGAGATTAACTGTTAAAACTTTCTCTACACTATTAATTTTTTCTATCGCTTTCACGTGTCCCATTGAGAGATCAATAACGTGGATATAATCTCTGACACCCGTACCGTCATGCGTATCGTAGTCATTTCCAAATACACTTAAATGCTCACGTTTGCCTACAGCTGTTTGCGCAATAAACGGCATAAGATTATTTGGAATTCCATTTGGATCTTCACCTATTAATCCAGATTTATGTGCCCCTACGGGATTGAAATAACGTAATAATACTATTTTCCATTCATTATCCGAGATATACAAATCACGTAATATCTCTTCAATAAAGAGTTTGCTTTTCCCATAAGGGTTTGTAGCTGAAAGAGGAAAGTCCTCTTTAATCGGTGTTGTATGGGGATCGCCGTAAACAGTTGCAGAAGAACTAAAAACAATCTTTTTACAGTTATTTTTTTTCATCACTTCACACAGATGCAAAGTACCGACTATGTTGTTATCATAATATTCTAAAGGCATCTCAACCGACTCACCTACCGCTTTAAGCCCTGCGAAATGGATCACTGATTCAATATCATAATTGTCGAAAACCTGCTGCAGTGCCGCAGAATCACGAATATCCCCTTCTACAAGTTTTATCTCTTTTCCTATAATCTTTGCAACTCTGTTTAAACTCTCTGAAGATGAATTAGAAAAATTATCAAATACCACAAAGTCATGTCCTGCATTATGTAACTCTATACATGTATGAGAACCGATATAGCCTGCTCCGCCGGTAACTAAGATCATTAACAACACCCCTGCTTAATATGGGATTTATTATACAATTTATATACTTACGTATGCTGAATTTAATAAAAACAACCATTAAAGAACCCCTTCTGCACTTCTTACTTTTAGGTGCCCTAGCTTATCTTTATTTCGATTATTATCAAGAATCGCCAGCTACTCAAAAAGAGACTGTGATCACTATTGAAAACTATGAACTCAAAGCACTTCAAAAAGCAACAAAATTACAAGACCCAGAACTAGTATTAGAGCTTTTAAAGTATCAGAAAATTTTACTTGCAGAGGCATATTCCTTAGAACTTTACAAAGAAGATAAACAGATTAGCAAACTGCTTCTAGAAAAAGCAGCTTATCTTATTAATACGGATAAAAAATTCGAAGAACCTACAGAAGAGCAGCTCAAAGAATTTTACAATTCGCATCTAAATGATTACAGTCACCTGCAATCTTTCGATCTCTATACCATCTCACTTGGCTCAAAAACAGATCGAAAGATAATACAAAAACTCTCTAAAGTCTCTGATCTCATCTCAATTGCTAAGAGTTATAAAAACTATACACCCAAACTTTTAGAAGAAAAATTTGGAAAATATACGGCTTTTAAACTTTCTCATTTGGCACAGGGATTTTGGAGTGAACCGATTCAAAACGGTTCTGATGAAAATATCTATTTCATTAGCAACAAAAAAGCTGAAAAGCCTTATCCTTTTGAAGAGGTAGAAGATATTGTTTATGAAAACTATAAAAAAGAGTTTTTCACTAAAAATGCCCAGCAAGAATATGCAAAACTATATAACAAATATATTATCAAAGAACAGAAATAGATGTATCTTTTTCGCTCTCTTCTTTTATTCACACTTTTAACAACCTTTCTCAAAGCGCATCAAACAGGTCTTTCATTTTTTAACCTGTATGAAAACAATGATAAAACAATTGATGTGGTATACAAAAAACCGCTTTCAGACACCAGAGGAGAAGATATCAGTATCAACTATCCTTCACATTGTGCACAACTCTCTCCAACTGTGAAAATTATAGAAAACGGTTTTATCATAAGAACTTACAAACTTAACTGCGGCAGTAATGGATTGCAAAATTCCAGAATTTGGGTTGAAGGACTCGTATCAAGTGACAGAGGTGTACTTGTTCGCTATGAAAATAGTGAGAACATATATAAATCTCTTTTACGTTCAACAACACCCTTTATGAAAATCGATCAACAAAGTTCTAAATGGAAACTCTTTTTAGAGTATGTACAACTGGGAATTTTGCATATTTTAGAAGGTTTTGATCACCTGAGTTTTGTTATGGGACTCTTAATCCTCTCAACTACTTTCAAAAAACTGCTCTATACGATTTCAGCCTTTACCCTTTCTCATTCAATTACATTAATCTCTGGTGTTCTTGGAATCGCTACCATCAACACCTCTTATGTAGAAGCTATGATTGCTTTAAGTATATTATTTTTAGCAAAAGAGATTATGCTGGAGCGTCAAACATTTACAAAAAAACATCTGGGAGTTGTTGCATTTATATTTGGGCTTGTTCACGGATTTGGATTCTCTTCAAGTTTATCAAGTATAGGACTTCCGCATGATGAAATTCCTCTTTCACTTTTTTCATTTAATCTGGGGATAGAGTTGGGGCAGATTATCTTTATTGTAGCGGCTTCTATAGTATTAAAAGCAGTATATAAATTTCTTGCGGAGAAAAAATTTGATACTGCCGTTGCTTATACAATCGGCAGTGTCTCTTCTTTTTGGCTTTTAGAGAGAATACTTTTTTAGGTTCTTCCTATCTTATGTCCCTTAAGTGCATAAAACAGTATAATCAGATAACAAAAAATTCCAAGTAAATAACTTTGCTGCATATCTCCTGTGTACAAAGCAATCCTACCAAAAGCAAGCGGCAGAAGTGCACCGCCTGCTATCGACATAATAAGTAAAGCACTGGCCTTTGGAGTATGACGCCCAAGTCCGTCTAAAACTAAGGGCCAGATTGTTGGCCAAACCAAAGCGTTTGAAAGTCCAAGCAATGCTACAAACAAAACAGTATCGGGAATACTCTCCATGAGCACATGGCTTTCTTTAGGAGTAAATACTACTGCTAAAACAAGCCCTATTCCCAAAACTGATGAAGCTGCCAAAGCATTTTTCTGTGAAAGCAGTTTTGGAATCGCTACGACACCGAATAGATAGGCCACAACCATACATGCCATTGTATAAGATGTCAGTGTCGTTGCATCTGCCACACCTAAACTTTGCGCATATAATCCTATGGTATCGCCTGCTATCACTTCGATCCCTACATAAAAAAATAATGCAATTGCACCAAGTATTACATGGGGGAATCTAAATACGCTTACATGATCGTAAGTATCATCCTCTTCATATTCAACCTCTTTTAAAGGGGAGAAAAAGACAAATACTATAAGTGCAACCAAAATAGATGCCATTACAATATAGGGTGTAACAAGCTTTTGCGACAAGGTGTCTAAGTTAGAGGCTTGTAAATTCTCTACAAGCGGCATATCTGAAAGAATCAATGCTGTGAACACTATTGGTGCCAATACCCCTGCTGATTTATTAATAAGTCCCATAATACTGATACGTCTTGCAGCACTTTCAATTGGGCCGAGTAAAACAATGTAAGGATTTGAAGCACTCTGTAAAATAGTAAGTCCCGTCCCTAGTACAAAAAGAGCAAGCAAAAAAATTCCAAACTCTCTCATAAAAGCTGCGGGAATAAAAAGAAGACTTCCTATAGCCATGACTAAAAGCCCCAGTATCATCCCTCTTTTATATCCTGTCAATTCTAGCAAATATGACATGGGGTATGCCATGACGGTATAAGAGATATAAAAAGCAAAAGTTACAAACAGAGCTTCGAATTCATTGAGATCGCATAAGACTTTTAAAAATGGAATCAGAGAACCGTTTAGCCAAGTTACAAATCCAAAAATAAAAAACAGCGTTGCAATGATTATCATCGGTATAATATTTGATTCCCTATCCATCTCTTAGTCCTTCTAGATATTTTGCCACGGCATCTTCATCATTGGTATGAGGCAGTACTACATTTGCCATTTTTTTAACATCGTTATGAGCATTAGCAACTGCAATAGAGACTTTTGCCAAATCAAACATTCCGATATCGTTTAAATTGTCTCCAAAAACACTTAACCTGGAGAGATCAAAACCTGCCGCTTCGCTCACACTTTCAATCCCGTGTGCTTTGTCTGCATCTTTATGTAATATGGTTAAAAAATAGCATCCCATGTATGCTTCAGGTGCCAAGATATATTTTAATTCATCTCCGAAAACTTTTTCAATTCTGTTTTTGAGCTCTATCAAAATCTCTTCATCGTCCATATACACAATTTTAAAATTATCTTCCATCGCACGTAAGTTTTTATAACCTTGTGTGTGGTCGTCGTTAGCATAACGTTTTAATATTTCTGTTTGATAACTATTCAGTGTAAACGAGTAAGTAAACGATTCATTTAACTCTTGATCGAGTAAAGAAAGTACAAACGGATATATACCTAATTTAGCACCTTCATCAATAATCACATCCGCCATCTCTTTTGAAACAAACTTTGTATCTACTATTTTTTTATCCACAGTCGCTATCAAAGCACCGTCAAGAAGGATCATCGGTGCATTAATACTAACTCCTTGTAAAAACTGCATCGTTTTTTTATATGTTCTTGCCGTTGCAATGGATATAATGGAATCTTGTTCATAAGAGTTCCATATTTTTTTAGTATAATCACTTACAGATAAATCTGTTCGCAGGAATGTATGGTCTAAGTCTGTGATATAAATATTTTTCATAAGAGTAGTATAGGGAAAAGTAATGAAAAACGCAATAGTTACGGGAGCAAGTAGTGGTATCGGTTATGCAATAACAAAAAAATTGTTAGCGTTAGGTTATAAGGTGATCGGTGTTAGCAGAGATATTGATGAAGCGCTCTTTGGTCAATATAATTTTAAAGCTATTAAATGCGATCTCAGTGATGAAAAACAGACAAATTCATTGGTTGAAAAGTTGAAAGTAGAAGATGTCGATATTCTTATAAACTGTGCAGGCTTTGGAAAATTTGCACCGCATGAAGAACTAGATACCAAAACAATTACGCAAATGACTTTTTTAAATCTTACTGCACCTATGCTCCTGACAAATGCAACGCTCCGTTCACTCAAAAAAAACAGCGGCTATCTTATAAACATCAATTCAATTGAAGCCCTGCGTTCTAGTAAGTTTGCAGGCGTTTATAGTGCAACCAAAGCAGGTCTCAAAGCTTTCAGCGATGCTCTTTTTGAGGAAACCAGAAAATCTGAACTCAGTATTACAAACATCAATCCCGATATGACTGAGAGTGCTTTTTATGATGATCTGCATTTTGATGTATCTGATGATGAAAATGCAAAACTGCTTGCCAGCGATATTGCCGATGCAATAGAACATATACTTACAATGAGAAAAGGTGCAGTGGTAACTGATTATACTATTAGAAGTTTACATTTTGGAATAAAGAAAAAGCCTCTTAAGACTTAACATCTAATCTATGCGGCTGTGTAGTCTCTGTAGATTTTAAAAATTCTAAATTTTTTTTGATTTGCTTCATTGAAGCAGCTGTTTCATTTTGTAGTTCTTGAATAATCTCTTTTGCCTGAGCCAGCAAAACAATTGCCGAGTCAAGCTCTTCTTTATCAGTTAAATTCGGTATGTCTGCAAGCAAAGAACCTAAAAGGTCCATATCTTTTTGACTTACCGCTATTTTTAACTGATTAAGCCACATTCGTAGTTTCTCTCCACGCTTCTAACAACCCGCGAAACACATTTGTAGATTCATCAAGTTTTGCTTCATTGTTTTTAAGACCTGCATCTGTCAAAAGTTGAATTTGGTAGTTATAAAGACCCTCAAGATACTTTGCGACATCACCGTGTGAGAAGTCAAGTATAGAGATTAATTCTGTCACAATTGCTATAGAACGGTTTGTCCAATATACTCTTTTTTCAATATTACCGTCTTTCATAGCATTCTTTGCTTGTGTATTAAATTTTAGAATACCTTCATACAACATAGCGATTAACTTTGCAGGTGATTCTACTTGAACATTATTTTGAGCGTAAATATTATGAGCTGCATTTCCATACATTTTAGATCCTTCTTTTTTTTTCATATCCTATGCTTTATATATCGGTCAATCCAACCAATACTTTAACTTTTTTTAGCTTTGTGTTGCAGCGTATTGTGCATTTACCATTTGTATAAATGCATTTGACGCATTATTTATCTGTGTCATCATTAAATCGTATGCTGCATAACGTTTTGCTAACATTTCATACTTCGAATCAAGTCTGGCAACTACAGATTCTCTTCTATCATTAAGTGTAGATATTTGGTCTGTGATACTCTGATCGAATTGTGACAAGAAAGCATTTGTCTGTGTATATTGACCAAGCTGTGTCGTCAATTCATCAAATGCACCTGTAAGTGTCGTCGTTGTTCCGTTACCGTTATCATAAACACCGCCTGAAAAAAATGCTTCAAAATTACTAATGTTTGCATCCATCTGAGCATTGATAACAGTTTTATCAACAGTAAGTTTTCCATCTTTATCAACATCAAAACCATAGTCATATAAGCTACCGACACCACCGCCTACCGTTCCTAACATATCTTGTAAATCTGAACGTAGGTTTCTAATTAAACTCTCTCCTGAGAATATCCCTCTTGTTTCAGAGTCAGTAGAACTTTTTGTCAAACTTGTAAGCTCGTCAATTGCAGTATTGTATTTTTCAACAAAACTATCAATTCTTGAAAGAATTTCATCACGATTTTGTTGTACAGATACAGTTGATAAACCTGTTGACTGCAGTGTAATATCATATCCAGTAACAATATCCGTAATATTGTTACTAGTTCTTGTCATTGCTAAACCATTAAATTCAAAGTTTGCATCAACTGCTGTTTGTACAACGCTTGAACCTGTTGTAAGTTGTGTACCCGATAATAACCCACTTGTATCAGTTAGTGTAATATCTTGTGTAGTACCAGTGTCTACAGAACTCATAAATAGTCTGAAGTCACCTGTTGCCACCTGAACAATTGTCGCATCAATCTTTGTCCCTGCAACTGTATTAATCTGATTTTTCAAATCATCCAAAGTAGTCGTCGCATCGTAGTTGATTGTAAAATCTTGCCCGTCAATATTAAGGTTTAAACTACCTGCACCTGTCGCAACCGTATCTGTCGTTGCCGCAAAACTACCCGATTGTTCGATCTGTTTTGTAGCAAGGTTGATTACATTCAATGAAAAATCTTGAATGTCACTATTTGCTGCAGCCGTTACTGCAACCGATGTTCCCGTTACTGTGGCAGATCTTTCATCATAAAGAGTATTTGTCGCAAGTTCATTCATAGCATCATACACGTTCTTCATATTAGCCATTAAAACATCTAACGCACTTTGTTTGTCTTTTTCTAATGCGAGGCTTAAATCTATCGGTGTAACCCACTGTGATTCATCAGCTTTTCTTAACTGATCAAGTACATCTTGTGTTAATACACCAGCTCCTGCACCAAGTGAAGATATAGTTGCCATAATAAACTCCTTTTTATATATAAGAACTATATCGGCAAGTTGTAAATAATCTGTAACTTTTTTTGTGGAATTAATATTGCTATTTACACAGAACATAGCTGGAGTTATTGAATGGATAAAATTTTAACGTTAAATGGAATTATAGAGACTGATGGAAGCCGTATCACTGCTATAGAAGAGAAACCTATCCATAAATTTTTTGTCAATGCAGGTATTTATGTACTCTCTCCCCAAGTTTTTGAATACATTCCAAAGGATCAGTTTTATGATATGCCTACACTTTTCGAAGAGCTTATTAAAGATGATCTAAAAACCATTTCTTTTCCAATTCATGAATATTGGCTAGATATCGGTCGTATGAGTGATTTCGAACAGGCACAAACTGAATATGGCGAGATATTTTAATGCTTGAAGGCAAAACTTTTTTAGCAATTATCCCGGCTAGAGGGGGTAGCAAAAGGCTTCCGAGAAAAAATATTTTAGACTTATCAGGTAAACCACTTATTGCTTGGAGCATTGAAGCAGCTCTTGAGAGTAAATATATTGACAAAGTTATAGTAAGCAGTGATGATGATGAAATCCTAGACGTTTCACACAGTTATGGTGTAGAATGTATTAAAAGA
This window of the Sulfurimonas sp. C5 genome carries:
- a CDS encoding sugar phosphate nucleotidyltransferase, whose translation is MDKILTLNGIIETDGSRITAIEEKPIHKFFVNAGIYVLSPQVFEYIPKDQFYDMPTLFEELIKDDLKTISFPIHEYWLDIGRMSDFEQAQTEYGEIF